The Halostagnicola larsenii XH-48 region TGGACCGCGCCGACGAACAGCCCCTCGATGTCCTCGGGACCGATATCGGGGACGGCGTCGAAGGTCGCCTTCCCGCCCTCCTGGGCGAGATCCTTCCAGCTCGCGTCGCGGTCGCCCCACGACGTTTGCCCGCCGCCGACGATCGCGACGTTGCGGGTCATCTCACTCACCCGTAAACTCCGGCTCGCGGTTCTCCCTGAACGCCGTGACGCCCTCGAGCATGTCGTCGGTTGTCGTCAGCAGGGCGAACGACTGCTTTTCCATCTCGAGCGCGGCGTCGAGGCTGGCCTCCTGTCCGTCGTTGATGACCTGCTTCGCGGCCTTGAGCGCGACCGGCGGCCCGGAGACGAGATCCGAAACCACGTCGTCGACGACGTCTTCGAACTCCTCCTCGGAGACGGCGTGGTTCAGAATGCCCCACTCCTCGGCTTCCTCGGCACCGATCTTGAGGCCGCGGAAGACCATCTCCTTGGCCCGGTTCTCGCCGACGAGCCTGACGAGCCGCTGGGTCGCGCCGCCGCCGGGGATCAGGCCGAGGTCCGTCTCGGGCGTGCCGATGGTCGAGCCCTCCTTGCCGATTCGGATGTCACAGGCCAGCGCGAGTTCGATGCCCGCGCCGAGACAGAAGCCGTCGATCTTCGCAACTGTCGGCCGATCGAACTCGTAGACGGTCGTGAACACGTCGTCGGGGTCCATGATGTCGACCGGCTCGCCGGCGGTGAAGCCGGTGATGTCCGCGCCCGAACTGAACGCCCGATCGCCAGCGCCGGAGAAGACGACGCAGCTCACCTCGTCGACGTCGACGTCGGTCAGCAGGCGGTCGATCTCGGCGAACATGTCCTCGGACATCGAGTTCAGCCGCTCCTCGCGGTCGAGGGTAATATCGAGCACGCCCTCGTCGGTGAGTTCCCAGTCGAGGTAGTGGTACGGCGGATCGGTTCGGTAGTCGTAGAACCCTTTCCCGGCGTCCTCGCCCGTGTGGCCTTCCTCGACGAGTTCGACGAGGTAGTCGGCCGGTTCGTACCGGTCGGCGTCGCTCGTTTCGCCCAACTCTTCTAACTTCTCGAGGACGGCATCGAGGCCGACGCGGTCGCCGCGCCGGCACATCCCCTCGGGGAAGCTGCCGCCGAGTCTGAGGCCGATGTCGATCGCTTCGGGCGTCGCCACGTCGTTGCCGATGAGCCACGCCGCGTTGTTGATCATCACCGCTTCGGTTCGGAGGGTGTCGAAGTCGCCGGCGTCCGTCGGGCCGTAGTCGACGCCGTCGCCGTCGTCATAGTCGTAGAAGCCCTTGCCGGTTTTCTTTCCGAGGTGCTCGTTTTCGACCTTCTCGGCGACGGCCGGCGGAACCGGCTGGTCGGAGGCGTCCCGGAAGTGATAGCCGATGTCGATGCCGCCGAAGTCGTTCAGTTCGAACGGCCCCATCGGGTAGCCCCGCTCGTAGACCATCGTCGCGTCGGCCGTCCGAATATCGGTCTCGTCGTTCGAGAGCATCCAGGCCGCCTCCTCCATGAACGGGACGAGGACGGTGTTGACGACGAAGCCGTGGACGTCCTTGCGGACGTGGATCGGCGTCTTGTCGATCGATTCGGCCCACTCGTAGGCGCGCTCGGCGTACTCCTCGCTCGTCGCTTCGCCGCGGATGACCTCGACGAGGTCCATCTTCACCGGCGGGTTGAAAAAGTGCAGTCCGACGACCTGCTCGGGCCGGTCGGTCGCCATCGCGATCTCCGAAATCGAGAGGCTCGAGGTGTTCGACGCCAGAATCGCGTGATCGGGCGCGTGCTCATCGACCGTCGAGAAAGTGTCCCGCTTGATCTCCATCTGCTCGGGAACCGCCTCGATCACGAGGTCCGCATCCGAAACCGCGTCGGCCAGATCGGTGGTGGTGTCGATCCGCTCGAGAACGGCCTCACTGGACTCGTCGATTTGGCCCTTCTCCGCGAGCTTTTCGACGCTCCATTCGATGTTCTCGTAGCCGTCTTGTACGAGGTCGTCCTCGAGATCGCGCATCGTAACCTCGTAGCCACCGATCGCGGCGACCTCCGCGATACCGTGACCCATGCTTCCTGCGCCGAGAACCGCGACTCGTCTCACTGTGTCAATCGTCATCACGTAAATCTGCGCGTTTCGCTCCCATATATCTTTGGAACCCACAGCAGCGTCGCTGACATTCCCGTCGTCCACGATCTACTTTCTACCGCGACACCCGATCCCGACCGACTCGAGGATGACAACTCGGATCGCCCACTGTAATTCGGCTGGCTCCCGTCTAATATATTCAGAAAGATAGGCAGGGCTTGCGACGGGGGTAATTCTACAGGATTGATAATGCAATAAACGCCGTGCCGGAACTTCATTACAGTCTTACGCCTGTAATGGTGGGTTCTTATCGCCGGAAAACTCGTCCAACTTGGTTGAACGATATATAATTGATGTGCCGACATATCGGACTCGGCACCGTCTATTTCCCTCGTTTCGTCGATTGCGGTCTCTGCGTCTAATATAATCGAACCACTTAACAGCCCGAACGTGCTCCGTGATATCATGACGAGTTCCACACCCTCGCTCACGTCGGTCCAACGAGCGTTCGACGTTATTCAGTTACTCTGGGAGACGAACGGTGCGGGCCCGTCGGAGGTCGCCTCGCGGATGGAGATCCCGAAAAGCACCGCACACGTCTATCTCCGGACCCTCGAGTCGACCGGCTACGTGGTCAATCAGGGCGGCGAGTACTCGCTCAGCTACCAGTTTCTCTCGACGGGGTCGCGAATCAAGTACCGGAGCAGGATCTATCAGGTCTCGAAGTTAGAACTCAAGCGACTCACCGAAGCCACCGGCGAACTGGTGACGCTCGTGATCGAAGAGGCGGGCCAGTCCGTGATCCTCCACGAGGAGTTCGAGGATCAGTCCCTCGAGTTAGGTATCTACCCGGGAATGACGCTGCCCTCGCACTCGCACGCGCCCGGAAAGACGATCTTAGCCCACATGTCCGACGAGCGCCTCGAAGAAGTCCTCGAGACCCACGGACTCCCGCAGGTGACCGACCACACGATCACTGACAGGGAGACGTTGCTCGCCGAACTCGAGGAGATCCGAGAACAGGGGTACGCGGTCGACTGGGATCAGCAGGTCAACGGAATGGGGTTGCTCGCTGTTCCGATCGTCGTCGAGGGATCTCTGAAAGCCTGTCTCGGTATCGCCGTGCCGACCGGCCGACTGAAAAACGAGTCCTACCAGCGCACGCTCCTTCGAGAGGCCGAGGAATCGGCCGATACGATCCGGATCAAGTACCGATACGGCCAGTGATTGGAGCGGCAGCGGGCCGTGGATGTTCTCCGAACGTCGGTGGATCGTGATCGTCTGGGAAACTAACTGGCAGCGATCACCGGTCGTCTGCGAACTCACAGAACCGTTTCTCGAGCTGATTCAGTCGGAAATCATTTCATATCCTAATTCTATTATACTCTCTTTTCTACCAGAATAGATTCTAATATACTGTAGGGTTTCCTACCCTGTTCCCGGTATCTGCGTTATACTCGAAAATTGGTTGTTTATGCTCTATCTGGGCGTGACCTCGAGCTTTATTCTGCCTTCATATTTGATAGACCCTATCCGTCTCGACATATCATTTTCCACGTTACAATAGCTTTACTGCCTTATCTCGGCTGTTATCGGCTCACTATGCAGTTCCTTTTCATCCAGTCTCCGAATCGGGGAGATCGCCAGCTTACTACTGATATTATAGTATACTTTAGTATTATACCATATTGGGGTATTTCTCGATACGTCAGCCGAATCGATTTCTTCGCCGTCGGTTTCCTCGCATGCGTTTTCCCCGTCGAGACGGCCGAAACTATAACGCTCTCTCGCTCGAGAGGGAGTCGTGTGACACTTTCGGCTTCGTCGGCGATGGCCCCCGATCTCCTCCGGTTGCTCGCCGTCCCGGTTTTCGCGTGGGTCGCGTATCGAGATTTCAAAACGCGGCGCGTCTCGAGTGACGTCTGGATTCCCTTATCGACGCTCGGTGCGGCGTTGCTCGTCTGGGACGGATGGATCGCCTGGACCGCGTCCGATTCGACCGTCTGGTTTCAGGATTTCCTCCTCCCGGTGGCGGTGAGCCTCGGCGTCGTCGTCCCGCTCGCGTACCTGTTCTGGTGGTTCGGCGGCTTCGGCGGCGCGGACGCCAAGGCCCTGATGACGATTGCACTGCTCTTTCCGACGTTCCCGCGGTACGTGTTCGGTTCCGTCGCGTTTCCGGGATCGACGACGGTCGTCGGAGCGTTTTCCTTTACGATCCTCACGAACGCCGTGTTGGTCGGCGTCGCGATTCCGCTCGCACTCGCCGTCCGGAACGCGCTGGCCGGTCGCATCGCCCCGGTGATGTTCATCGGCTGGCCGATCTCGTGGGATCGGACGACCGAAACCCACGGTACCCTCCTCGAGTCGCCGAGCGTGTTCGGCCGCGGCGGCCTCGACCTGGACGCGCTTCGCATGTACCTCCGATGGCGGGGCTGTTCGCTCGAGGACGTTCGGAACGATCCCGAGCAGTACCGCCATCCCGAGTCGCTGCCCGACGACCCGAACCCGCCGACCGACGGGGCCGTCGACGCGGCGGTTCGAACCGACGGCGGTGAATCCCTCGAGCCGACGACCGACGAGGCGACGCAGTCTGACTCGAGCGAGCCAGCGCCGCAGGAATCTGTCGAGGCGGAACAGGCGACAGAAGATGAAAAATTGTCGTTCGTGGACGAACCGTCCGTGGATGAATCCGATCTGGCGCTCGACGATCCGTGGGGGGCCGACGCGTTCCTCGAGGATATCGATCACACCGCCTACGGAACTTCGGCCGACTCGCTCCGATCGGGGCTCGAGACCCTGACGGAAGAAGAAACGGTCTGGATCTCGCCGGGAACGCCGTTTTTGGTGCCGGTCTTCATCGGGCTGGTTATCGCGCTGGTCTACGGCGACCTGTTGTTTGGCCTGTTCGTTTAGAACCGACTGTTCGGCCGGAAACCCGGCAGCTCGACGGCCACTACATCCGCTCGCAAAAACCCACGATTCGGTCCTTCGTCCCGAAAACCACCCGCTGCACTCCCGCTATCGTACATCTGTTGTCCCGTCGTTTCCTGCATGGCTCGGCTGTTCGCTGAGTCCAACCGGCCGAGCGTTCGATCTCGGGCCCTCAGACGGTTCACCGCGTGCGTTCGTAAAGCGGCACCAGCACCGTCCACAGCACGACGATGGCCGCGCCGCCGGCGATGATCCCGAGCCACAACTCTCCAGTGCCGGTCGGCGGCCCTCGCGTGATCGCGAGAGCGATTCCGCCGATCAACAGCAGACAACCCACAAGCGTCGCCACCTCGAGCGCCGCCGCAACGGGGTGATTCCGCGCCAACGCAGCCAACCTGGTAAATCCGCGTGCCGGACTCATACTCGAGGCTCACGCTCGAGGTGCAAAACGCTCACGGCAGTTTGGGTTCGCCGGATCGACACGTGGTCGCCCCCTCGAATCTCACGATCCGATGTCTCCTCGAGCGAACAGCGCTCTGGCGATGAGGACGAGCGCTGCCGTCGCGGCCAGCAGGATGACAGCACCCTGCAGATCGTAGGTGCCATCGACGAGAATCGCGGTCGGGTCGTAGTAGTGAGTCGGGCTGACGGAGCCGATCCACTCGTAGCCGTCCGTGCTGACGGTGATCGACTCGAGCAGGAAGAGGACGAAGACGGCGGCGATGGCGAGTCGACTCGCGACGCTCGCGCGCGTTATCATCACCGACAACAGGAGCCCGATCGCCGTACACGTAAGCAGGTACGGAATCGAGAGGAGGTGCACCATCGCCAGATCCGCGACCGAAATCGACTCGCCGATCGCGAGGACGCCGCCGTAGACGGCGATCGGAACGATCACGTTGAGCACGAGCACCGGAAGGGCGAGCGCGGCGAACGTCTCTCCGACGACGCGGCCTCGCGAGACCGGCAGCGAGAGGACGAGGTCCATTCGATCGCGCTCGACGTCGCCCGCGATCGAACTCGCCGCGGCGTAGGCGACGTAGAGGCCGAGCAGGAGCAACCAGACGAACTGGTAGACTTCGATGGCGAGAAAGCCCTCGATGGTGCCGATGGCCTGTATCCCGAACGCCTCCTGAAACGCCGGCGGATAGGCCTCGACGAGCCCCTCGAGATCCGCGTCTCCGAACGAGGGGAAAAACCCGAGAAACACGAGCGAAAGCACCCCGATCCCGACGGCGAGCGCGATCGTCCCGCGAAGCCGACGCTCGGCTTCGTATCGGGCGATTTCAAGCATCAGTCTCCTCCGACATGGGGCGATTTCCCGCGTCGTCGATCTCGTCGTTCGGTCCACCGCCCGCGACGCCCCCCTCGGCGACCCCCGCTTCGCCGCCGTCGTCCGTCGCCCCGTAGTAGTGCATGAATATCGTCTCGAGCGATGGCTCGTCGATTTCGACGTCGACCACGTCGTAGTCCGCCAGGTGCGAGAGCAACGCGTTGTACTCGCCCGTGTAGGTGAAGCTGATCGATCGGCCCGCCGTCTCGACCTCGGCCGCGCCGTCGATCGGCTCGAACCCGCTTTCGGAGTCGGCGAGTCGAAGCCGCACCCGTTTCCCGCCGCGCTCGAGCAAGCTTTCGACGTCCTCGAGGGCGACGAGTCGCCCCTCCCGGAGGATCCCGACGCGGTCACAGACCCGCCGGACTTCGCTCAGGACGTGCGAGGAGAAGAATATCGTCGTCCCGCGGTCGCGTTCGTCCCGGAGGAACTCGAGCAGTCGCTCCTGTTTCAGCGGGTCGAGCCCGGAGGTCGGCTCGTCCATGATGACGAGGTCCGGATCGTGCATGAACGTCTGGACGAGTCCGAGCATCTGCCTGTTGCCGCTCGAGTACTCCCGGATCTCCCGGTCGAGCGGCGGGGTGAACAACTCGAGGAGTTCCTCGCGGCGGCTGTCGCCCTGAATCGAGCCGAAGTACTCGAGGACCCGCTCGCCGGTCGCCTTCTCCTCGAATCCCAGATCGGCCGGGAGGTAGCCGATTCGGCGTTTTGCCTCGATGAGCGCCCGCTCGTTGCGAATATCCGCATCGAGCACGCGAGCGGTCCCCGCCGTCGGCTCGAGTAGCCCGAGCAAGAGCCGGATCGTCGTGGTCTTGCCGGCTCCGTTCGGGCCGAGAAAGCCGAAGATCTCGCCCGCTTCGACGGTAAACGTGAGGTCGTCGACCCCGAGGACTTCACCGTAGTCTTTCGTCAGCCCACCGACATCGATCGTTCCCATGGCTATTGTTTACATTCGACAGGTGATAAACTCCGCCGAAGAATGCATCGCTCGAGCGAGCAGTTCGCGCTCGAGACACTCTCAGTTCAAATATCGGCTTGCGTAGACTACGAGCTGTTCAGACTCGAGGCGTTGTCAGAGCTAAGTCGTTCAGACTTGAGGCCCGGTTAGACTCGAGATTCGATTTCCGCGGCGATATCGTCTAATTCTCTGTCCGCGAGGTCGGGCGCGTCGCCCGCGACGGCGTGGATCGGGCCGCCGCCGTCGCCCTCGAACCGGGGAACGATGTGACAGTGGACGTGCGGGACCTCCTGCCCGGCCGCCTCGCCGTTGTTGAACGCGACCGTGCTCGCGTCGGCGTCGACGCTGTCCTCGACGACCGGGACCAACTCGTGGATCGTCGCGTAGAGATCCGACGCGATGTCGTCGGGAACGTCGTTGAGCCGTTCGTACTCCTCCTTGGGGATCACGAGGGTGTGTCCGGGCGAGAGCGGATTCGCGTCGAGGAAGGCCACTGTCGTCTCGTCCTCGTAGACGATCCGTGCCGGAATGTCGCCGTCAATAATCTGGCTGAAGATGGTTGCCATACGCCAGTGTGTGTCGGCTTGTCCTAAGAAGGTTACCCGGTCCAGTTCGTTGGTTTGGCTGGGTGCTTGAGGTTTCCCCGGTAAGTACAGGGTGAGCAGTTTCCCGTGGTACTATCCAACCAGCGACCAAATCCCACCTATACCACCGACTGCGGCCATAGCTACTGTAAACCACACTAATCTTTCATCTGGTAGAGTATCGATGGAGGGTGACGAGATGAATGCTTCGTAGACCACTCCCGCAATCATTCCAATTCCGCCAATTGAAAGAAGTACTGGGACAAGAGCGAGACCTTCAGATACGATACTGGAGAGCCCCATCGCTCCAAGAATAGCACCACAGATGGCTAATGATGCATAATAGAGCCGTAATTCAATCATATCCATAACATCCGTTCCTATTGGCATATCTTTTTCTCCAGCACAAGACGCTGCCCGACAGACGCCGATACATTCGCAAACGTAGTTACCGGTTAGTACAGAAAGTTCAGTTACTGGACCATTCAAAGACAATCTGGAGCAGAAGATAGAACGGCAGAATATAGATTATTAGCATAGATACGCCGCCGCCAATATCACGAAAGAGTTCGTTTGTAGCTCCAGACACGGTTTCGAAAGCAATTACAGCCAGCAAAAATGTGATGAGAGCGAGAAACCAATCCGTCCTATTCATACATTGGTTTTTAAATTGACATTATACAAAAGCACCGCTTCGATAAGTTCGCATTTGTAGTATGCGTATCTCTCACATCAACCCAAGCAAAAAATAGGATATTAGTGGCAGACTCCGCTTCCGGTGGTCTGGTGCTCGAGCAACCCCCTCAGAGGTCAGGCGAGCCGACCAGACACCCACACGGCGAGCAGATGTGCTCTGTCGGCCCGCGGCTCGTGACTCGAGTAACCGGCGTGTCACACCGCGGACAGCGTGGCAGCGACGACGCTTCGCGCTCGTCTTCAGTTGGTGACTGGTCGCTCATCGGTCCCTCGAGTGCAGTTTTCGGGGAGCGCCGGCTAGTTGATAGCGGTACGGCTGTCGTGCGAGACGTTTATATCTCGGTAGAATCAACGCAAACATGGTTTCAACCCTATCCGGGTTAGAAACCGCGCCTCGGGTGCTGTGACACCCGGGGCATTTCAGCGCATGCCCCTGGCGGCTGATTGAAGCGCGGTTTCTATCTTGATTGTTGTCGGGTAGTCACTTATACTATTGGAATTTCGACGGGCAGAAACAACTCAGATTTGCCTTCTGTATAACGTTCTTCCCTCGAAAACACAGGCTGTCTCTCTCGAGTCGCTATTCTGCATAAACCGTATTGCATGTGGGCTCAAAAAGTAATTCGCCTTCATGTGTCTGATATATACTAACACCGCCAGCCGATCTTGTGGCTTGCTCCTCGCAGTACGTCGTCAGCCAGGTATACTCTGTTGAATTTCCATCGTCTATTGCCACGGAGAGTATTGTCGGACTTCCAGTAAATGGTTCAGTGGCTTCTTCAGACTGTTCACCTTCTAAGTTAAATTCCCGTTGATAGAGCACGTTTTCCCTGTCGTTTGTAACTGTTACAGAAAACGTATGCGCCAAATCTTCCCTATTATAAACTCGCACTTCATGTGCGAGTTTTTTGAAAATACGTCTGTACACCCAGCGAGCGCGATAGTCGAGGCTGTTCCGCTTGCTATGAGGTGTTCTCGACGAGTCGTAGAGGGTTGCATGCTAACTGATGAATGACCATACTCATATAATAGTTTGACATTTTGCTGGCGGTTTTCGGCGACTATGAAACTCGCGTACCGCGCCGACGCAAACTCGTCACTCCGTCGCGCGTGCCCGGACAGCGGCCCCCACGACCGCATCCATCACGACGAGGAACGCCAGAAGCCCAGCGACGGCCGCGGAGAAAAGGCCGAAAAAGCCGCCCCAGTGGACGCCACCGGACGAGTTCAGACCCTCCACGGCGGCCCACATCGAGACGAAGAGGCAGGGCACCGCGAAGGTAGCGAGTACGATGTCAGTGGGTTCACGGGTGTATATCCCTCGAGCAAGTACCGCAAGTTCGACGAGCAATGGGAGAACGAAGAGGGGAAGCAACCCGACATTGAGGAGGGGAAGGGAAAGCAGGTGTGAAGGTGGCAATAGCATAGATACGATGACATTTGGGCACTGGCTATTATTTCTTTCGCCCTTGTGGCGTAGATTATTGGTGGATCGTAGCGCAGTTTCGAGGATTGTTTTTGGCGCTTCTTTCCCTGTTTTCGATATACACGCCGACTCCTCCTTGCGGTCGGCCAGCAGGAATCGAATCGTCGATCCGTCGGCGGCTTTCGCTGGTGGCACATCGCGGTTGCTGGTGCCGCGGTCAGCCAGAATATACACGAGTGGTTTGTCCGCATCCTCACTCGAGCACGCCCGCGAGCGTCTCCCGAATCGCCTCGAGGTAGTCCGCAGGCTCGTAGCCGAGTCGACCGATCCAGACGTCCTGGTACGACGGATGCAGTATCGGCACCAGCCAGACGCCGAGTCCGTCACAGCGAGTCGGCTCGAGAACGGTCTCGAGGAATCCCTCGAGCGTCTCCCCTTCTGCTTCCAGCACCGTCGCTGTCGCGTGTTTTCCGGTCGCGAGGACCACGTCGGGATCGATCGTCTCGAGTTCGGTCAGCAGGTGGGTGCGACAGGTCTCTCGTTCCTCGTCGGTCGGCTCCCGGTTGGTCGTCGGATCGTCCAGATCCGCGGGAAAGCACTTGACGGCGTTCGTGTAGTAGGCATCCTCGGCGTAACCGATCCGCTCGAGCATCGACCGAATCCGCCGTCCTGAGTGTCTCGAGGTGTAGGCCTTTCCCGTCCAGTTGCCGCCCCGCCAGCGATCTGCGTCGGGGGTTCCGAAGCCGGGTGCCTCGCCGACCACGACGATGTCCGCCTCGAGGTCACCGGTTCCCCACGAGATACACTCGCGGGAGTCGACCAGCGCCGGACAGCGCAAGCACTCGGCCTCGAGCACGTTTCGCGTCTCCGGAAACTCGGGATCCGTTCTGGAACTCGAATCGGGCACGCTCGAGACGAGGCGGCGCTCGGATTTGACGCCTTCGCTCGATTCTCGAGGCCTCCGCTCCAGAATCGACGATAGACAAGTTTACAGTCGAGGAGTGGGTTAGACAACCCTATGAACGCAGAACTGGCGGTCGAACTCATCTCACTGGCGCTCTATACGATCGGTGCCGGCGTTCTCACCGTGGGCGGCGTCGCCGTCGAGTACGCGAGCTTTCAACACATGGGTGCGGGCGATGCAACGGTTGCGCTGTGGCTCGCCGCACTTGGCTGTGTCATGCTCTATGCGGGCGTCTACGGGCTCGGTTACCAGAAATCGCTCGTGACCCTCGCGAATTTGGTTCGGAACTGATTTCGTCGATTCCACACCGATTCTCGCGTCGTTCGATCGGTCGATCCGATCGTCTGACCCACCTGCGATATCGATTCCTCTTTACTTCCCCAGCGAATTAGCACAGCCATGAGCAGGTTCGGCGAGGTCGACGACCAGTACGACCCCGAGGCGGTCGAGCAACGGGTCTTCGAGTACTGGGACGAAGTCGACGCCTACGAGCAAACGGTCGAGCATCGCGCGGACGGCGAGTCGTTTTTCTTCGTCGACGGGCCGCCGTACACCTCCGGGTCCGCCCACATGGGAACGACCTGGAACAAGTCCCTGAAAGACGTTTACATCCGCTATCTTCGCATGTGCGGCTACGATGTCACGGACCGGCCGGGCTACGACATGCACGGCCTCCCGATCGAAACCCAGGTCGAGGAAAACCTCGGGTTCGAGAACAAAAAGGACATCGAGGAGTTCGGCGAGGAGAACTTCATCGACGCCTGCAAGGAGTACGCAGAAGAGCAACTCGAGGGACTCCAGAAGGACTTCAAGTCCTTCGGCGTCTGGATGGACTGGGACGATCCCTACAAGACCCTCTCTCCGGAGTACATGGAAGCCGCGTGGTGGGGCTTTTCGAAAGCCGCGGATCGCGGACTCGTCGAGAAGGGCCACCGCTCGATCTCGCAGTGTCCGCGCTGTGAAACCGCCATCGCGAACAACGAAGTCGAGTACGAGGACGTCGAGGACCCCTCGATCTACGTCAAGTTCGACCTCGAGAACCGAGACGGGTCGATCGTCATCTGGACGACAACCCCGTGGACCATCCCCGCGAACACCTTCGTCGCCGTCGACGAGGAGGGCGACTACGTCGGGGTTCGAGCGGAGAAAGACGGCAAGGAGGAACTCCTCTATCTCGCCGAGGCCAAACACGAGGAAGTACTCAAAGAGGGACGCTACGAGGACTACGAGGTCGTCGAGGAACTGACCGGCGAGGACCTGCTCGGCTGGTCCTACGAGCACCCGCTCGCCGAGGAGGTCCCCGACCACGTCGACGTCGAGGGCGCACTCGAGGTCTACGCCGGCGACTACGTCGACACCCACGGCGACGGCACCGGACTCGTCCACTCCGCGCCGGGCCACGGTGAGGAGGACTTCGAACGCGGGACGGAACTCGGTCTGCCGATCTTCTGTCCCGTCGGCGGCGATGGCGTCTATACCGACGAAGCCGGAACGTACGAGGGTCGGTTCGTCAAGGACGCAGACGAGGAGATCATCGCCGACCTCGAGGACGAGGGCGCGATGCTGGCCGCCGGTCACACCCACCACAGCTACGGCCACTGCTGGCGGTGTGACACGGGTATCCTCCAGATCGTCACCGACCAGTGGTTCATCACGATCACCGACGTCAAGGACGAACTCCTCGAGAACATCGAGGACAGCGAGTGGCACCCCGACTGGGCGCGGGACAACCGGTTCCGCGACTTCGTCGAGGAGGCCCCGGACTGGAACGTCTCCCGCCAGCGTTACTGGGGAATTCCGCTTCCGGTCTGGACGCCCGAGGGGAGAGACGACGACGAGGAAATGATCGTCGTCTCAACGCGCGAGGAACTTGCAGAACGCGTCGATCAGGATCTCGACGCCGAGACGGTCGACCTTCACAAGGACACCGTCGACGACCTGACGATCACCGAGGACGGAACCACCTACACTCGCGTTCCGGACGTCTTCGATGTCTGGCTCGACTCCTCGGTCGCCTCGTGGGGCACCCTGAACTACCCCGGCGAGGAGGAGCGATTCAACGAGCTCTGGCCCGCCGACTTCATCCTCGAGGCCCACGACCAGACGCGGGGCTGGTTCTGGTCCCAGCTGGGGATGGGCACGGCAGCGATGGGCGAGGTTCCCTACGACGAGGTCCTCATGCA contains the following coding sequences:
- the ileS gene encoding isoleucine--tRNA ligase is translated as MSRFGEVDDQYDPEAVEQRVFEYWDEVDAYEQTVEHRADGESFFFVDGPPYTSGSAHMGTTWNKSLKDVYIRYLRMCGYDVTDRPGYDMHGLPIETQVEENLGFENKKDIEEFGEENFIDACKEYAEEQLEGLQKDFKSFGVWMDWDDPYKTLSPEYMEAAWWGFSKAADRGLVEKGHRSISQCPRCETAIANNEVEYEDVEDPSIYVKFDLENRDGSIVIWTTTPWTIPANTFVAVDEEGDYVGVRAEKDGKEELLYLAEAKHEEVLKEGRYEDYEVVEELTGEDLLGWSYEHPLAEEVPDHVDVEGALEVYAGDYVDTHGDGTGLVHSAPGHGEEDFERGTELGLPIFCPVGGDGVYTDEAGTYEGRFVKDADEEIIADLEDEGAMLAAGHTHHSYGHCWRCDTGILQIVTDQWFITITDVKDELLENIEDSEWHPDWARDNRFRDFVEEAPDWNVSRQRYWGIPLPVWTPEGRDDDEEMIVVSTREELAERVDQDLDAETVDLHKDTVDDLTITEDGTTYTRVPDVFDVWLDSSVASWGTLNYPGEEERFNELWPADFILEAHDQTRGWFWSQLGMGTAAMGEVPYDEVLMHGHALDEDGRKMSKSVGNVVEPDEAIDRHGSDAMRLFLLSANPQGEDMRFSWDEMATLENQLRTLWNVFRFPLPYMRLDEFDPAESDLESLADDLELVDEWVLARLQSTKAEMTAAFEEFRQDRALDALLEFVVEDVSRFYIQAVRERMWEEDDSASKEAAYATIYRVLRETVALLAPYAPFISEEIYGTLTGDDEHDTVHMCDWPAVEESWEDPELETDVALLRGIEEAGANARQQAGRKLRWPIARVVVAADDDRVVEAVSRHTDLLADRLNTREVQVVEPGQQWGELAYSAEADMSELGPAFGGRAGEVMNALNEARVEEPTLEALEAAVDDVLEDGEELAESMVSFVTETPDDIAGTAFGTDGDDRGVVYVDASLTEDIESEGYAREVVRRVQEMRKELDLDVEERIALDLEIEDDRVAELVADREELVREEVRADELGALEDGYRKEWDVEGVTMEIAIDPLSVAEASG